The Urbifossiella limnaea nucleotide sequence GGCGACGGCGTCCACGGCCTTCAGCGGGAACTGCATCGGGAACTTCCCCTCGGGGCAGACGAGGGTGCCGGTGGCGACGCAGGCAACGCCGCCCGCCTGGATCGACCAGTCGCGGAGGCCGCCGGGCACGTAGGTACACGCCTTCGGGTTCCGCAGCGCGGTGCGGACCAGGTCGCACTGCGAGAACGCAACCCAGTCAACCTTGTACCGGGCTTCCAGCGCGGTGGCGTTGTCGGGGCCCATGCTCGCCCGCTCGGCCGGGTCGCGGGTGCGGTAGAACGCCGGCGTCAGCTTCTCGTCGAGCACCTGCCCGACCCACTTGCCGACCTCGGACTCGGCCTCCGCCCGCACCGCCACCTCGATGGCAAACAGGTACGTGAAGTACACGAGCCCGACGACCACGGCCCCCCACCACGCGGCGTTGATGAGGTCGAACCCGAACAGCTCGCCCGTGCGGGTGCCTTCCGAGTTGCGGACGATCCGCCGGGCGGCAAACGCCAGCACGACGGCCACGACCGGCAGGAAGAGCATCTGTGGCGCGATGAGCGGCGACTTCGACTTCCACGAGGTGACCGCAAGTACGGCCAGGACGCCGACAAAGATCACGGTGACGACGAACGCGGCGACGGCCATCCACGAGACCGGAACGTACCCGACGGGGTCGGCGGTGGAGCCGAGCGGCGGGCCGGGGTCGCGGGCGGTCGGGGGCGTGTCGGCCATTACGGCACTCCGGCGGGGACACCCGTTCTACGGCCGTTGGGGGCACGGGGTTCGGGCCCACGACCAATTCGCGCTGACCCACCTACGGCCAAGAAACCCCAGTGGTTCTGCCTTGGGCACTGGTGGGTCAGCGGGAATTCGTCAGTTCCGCGCCGCGCGAGTTATTCATCCGTCGCCTGCGACGCCGAGCCGGCCGTCGGCGCGACGGCGCCCGGCATGCCGGGGTAGGCACCGGGGATGTTCGCCATCATCGTCGCGTTGCCGACCTGCACGTTCCCGGCGGCGTCCAGGAAGATCTTGTCCTGAAGGATCTCCTGGATCACGATCGCCATCTTGTCGGACACGCCGCGGGCGTCCACGAGCGGCTTGGCACCGGTGTTCAGCGCCACCATCCGCTTCTGGATCAGGGTGGACAGTTTGAACCGCCCCCCCACCTTGTTCACAATCGCCTCTTCCTTCAGGTCGTCGAGCATGAGCTAAAACCCCCTGCGGGTGAATTCGTCGCGGATCAGTCGTTCCAGGGCGTCGGTCGCGGCCGTCAGGTCGGCGTTCTCCAACCGCTTGTCGAACTCGTCGGCGCGGGCCAACTCGCCTCGGGCGGTTTCGAGCCGGCGGTGGATCGACGCCTCCGGCTCGCCGCGGCCGTCGAGCCGGTGGCGGAGCACGTCGAAGGCCGGCGGCATCACGAACAGCGAAAGGTGGTCGCCAGGGTACAGTAGCCGGACCTGCCCGGCGCCCTGCACGTCGATGACCAGGATGACACCCACGCCGGCGGCACGGTACGGATCGACCTCCGCCCGTGGGGTGCCGTAGAAGTCGACGCCGTGGACCTCAGCCCATTCGAGCATTTCACCGCGGGCGATCGCCTCGCGGAACTGGTCGTGCGTCCAATAATGATACGAGACGCCGTCCAGTTCGCCCGGCCGCCGCTTCCTGGTCGTAGCCGTGATCGCCCGGCGCAGTGGCAGCACGTTACGGCCGATGAGCCCGTCCACGAGCGTCGTCTTGCCGACCCCGCTCGGGCCCGACAAGACGATTAGCGGGGCGGTGCGGCCGGTCGGGGTCGTCATTCCGCGCTCCGCGTCACTCAACGTTCTGCACCAACTCGCGGACCTTCTCCAGCGCCGCCTTGATCTCGAACACGTGGCGCGACACGGTCACGTCGCCGGCCTTCGAGCCGAGGGTGTTCACCTCCCGGCCCATCTCCTGTAGCACGAATTCCAGCTTCCGCCCCGCCTCGTCCCCCTTACGGACCAGTTCCGCGAACTGCTCGAGGTGAGCGGTCAGCCGCGTCACCTCCTCGGCCACGTCGGTGCGGTCGGCGAACAGCGCCACCTCGCGGATGACGTGGTCCTGCGACACCGCCACGCCGGCGTCCGCGACGCCCTGCCGGACCCGCTCCAGGATGCGCTGCCGGTACTCGGCCGTGACCGCCGGCAGGTGGCTCCGCACCCGACCAAGTTCCTCGCACACGTGCCCGTGCAGCGACAGCAACTCGGCTGCCATCGCCTTCCCCTCTTCGCGGCGCATGGCGTCGAGCTTCGTCAACGCCTCGCCGAGCGCGGTCTCCACGGCCGGCCACTCGTCGTCGGGCAGGCCGCCGTGGCGGGTCGGCTCGGGGGCGACGCCGGGGAGCGTCAGCGCCGCGGCGAAGACTTGTGCCGCGTACAGTTCCGGCAATTTGGCGGCGTCGCAGGCGGTGCGAGCTTGTTTCAGGTAGGCGGTGAGCAGGTCGGTGTTCAGGGCGGCGTCGGTCGGCTTCGCCCGCCGGTTGGCGTGCACGTGAACCAGCAGGGTGCCGCGGCGGACGTGCCGGCGGACGACCTTCTCGACCTCGGCCTCGAACAGCGGGTACGGGTCGGACCCGCGAACGGTCACCTTCAGGTGCCGGTTGTTGACCGCCCGGACCTCGACGGCGACGGCGGCCGCGGCGGTCGCGCCCCGGGCCTCCCCGTACCCCGTCATGCTCAGCAACACACCGGTTCCCCGTGGGTGCTACTGTACGGGCGGGAGCTGGTTGCCCCCACCGCCCTGCTGGGCCGGGGCGGCCTTCTCGGCCGGAACCTCGATCTGGTTCACGTTCGCGTCCTCGGAGATCTCGTACTTCACGACCTTGACGTGGATCATGATGACGAGCACCCACACGGCGGCGAGGTACAGGGTGATCTTTACGAAGGCGTCGGCGGCACGCGAGCCGAAGGCGCTCGACCCGCCGGCGCCGCCGAACGCGCCCGCGAGCCCGCCGCCCTTGCCGCGCTGGATGAGGACGATCAGCATCAGGAACAGGCCGATGCCGACCACGAGCACGTTCAGAACGTGGGACACCCACCAGACGGCGAGCAAGGACACGGCGCGAACCTCCGTGCGAACGACACGACGGGCGACCCGGCCCGCCCCAACGGGTGAACGGTTAGTCTAGTGCGCGGGTCGGCGTCGGGTAGGGCCGTCAGCCCGCGGCGGCGACGATCTTGAGGAAGGCGTCGGCCTTGAGGCTGGCTCCGCCGACCAGTCCGCCGTCGATGTCCGGCTGCGCGAACAGCCCCGGCGCCGACTCGCCTGTGAGCGACCCGCCGTAGAGGATAGGAAGGGCAGCGGCGATATTATCGCCGTAGAGCATCCCCATTCGGGCGCGAATGTTCTTGTGCGCCTCCTGCGCCAGTTCCGGCGTGGCGACCTTCCCCGTACCGATCGCCCATACCGGCTCGTAGGCGAAGATCAGTCGGGCGAACTGCTCGTCCGTGAGGCCGGCGCACGCGGCGTACACCTGGCGCTGGAAGACGCGCTCCTGTAGGTTCCGCTCGCGCTCCGCGAGCGTCTCGCCGATGCACAGGATGACGTGTAGTCCGGCCTCGAGCGCGGCATGAACCTTTTGGTTGGTCGCGGCGTCGGTCTCGCCGATGACATGCCGCCGCTCGCTGTGCCCGACGAGGGTGTATTTGCAGCCGACCTCTAGGAGCATCCCCGGGCTGACCTCGCCGGTGAACGCCCCCTTCGTCTCCGAGTACACGTCCTGCGCCCCGAGCGCCACCGCCGTCCCGGCGAGGGCGTCGGCGACGGGCACGAGCCACGGAAACGGCGGGATGACGGCCACGTCGCACGCCGGGGACGCACCTACGCCGGCGGCGACGGCCTTCGCCAGCGTGACGGCCTCGGCGCGGGTGGTGTTCATCTTCCAGTTGCCAGCAATCAGCTTGCGACGGGGCATGAGGCTCCTCGGGAACTACACAACTGGCGAGCGGTCAGTTCTGTTCCGGCGCCCAGAACTCGCGGTCCAGCGCCGCAGCCAGCCGCCGCAGGTCGCCCATCAGGTCGAGGAACTGATGCGGCAGCAGCGCCTGCGGGCCGTCCGACATCGCCTTCTCGGGACAGTTGTGAACCTCGACGTGCACCCCGTCGGCACCCGCCGCGACCGACGCCCGGCACATGCTCGGGATCAGGTCGGGCCGGCCCGTCGCGTGGCTCGGGTCCACGATGATCGGCAGGTGGCTCTGCCCCTTCACGTTCGGCACGGCGCTCATGTCGAGCATGTTCCGCGTGCTGTCCTCGAAGCTCCGCACGCCGCGCTCGCACAGCACCACGTCCTTGTTCCCCTCGGCGAGGATGTACTCCGCGCTCATCAGCATGTCCTTCACCGTGGCGCTCATGCCGCGCTTCATCAGCACCGGCTTCTTCGCCCGGCCGACCTCCTTCAGCAGGTCGAAGTTCTGCATGTTGCGGGCGCCCAACTGGAGCATGTCGGCGTACCGGCACACCAGGTCCACCTGCCGCGGGTCCATCACCTCGGTGACGACGGGCATGTCGTACTTGTCGCCCACGTCCCGCAGGATTTTCAGCCCGTCCTCGCCCATCCCCTGGAAGCTGTACGGGCTCGTCCGCGGCTTGAACGCGCCGCCGCGTAGGATGTTCGCCCCGCCGGCCTTCACGTACTTGGCGACGGTGTCCATCACCTCGTAGCTCTCGACCGCGCACGGCCCGGCGATCATGGCCAGGCTGCCGCCGCCGACCTTCACCTTGCCGACGTACACCGCCGAGTCTTCCTTGTGGAACTCACGCGACGCCAGCTTGAACGGCTTCATGATCGACAGGACCTGCTCGACGCCCGGAATGGCGGAGAAGTTCTCCGTCTGCGGCTTCCGCTCGTCGCCGATCACGCCGACGATCGTCCGCGTCTCGCCGCGAGAGACGTGGGGCGTGAAGCCGAGTTCCTTCACCCGCTCGATGACGTGCTCGATCTGTTCCAGGCTGGCGTCGGGCCGAATCACGAGGATCATGGCAGAAACTTTCGACCGCCGGCCGGGCCGACGGGGGCGCGGGTGAGGGATGCGGTTAACGTAGGGACGCGGCCCGGGCGGGAACACCCGGGCGGACGGCGGACGGTCGAGCCGGCGTGATTGTGTGCACGACTCCCCCCCGGGGGTCGAGGCACGCATTGAGTCTATGACACAAAAGAGTGTGAGGGCGACCCGGGCTGTCGCTACTCCTCGGACGCTTTCGCGGCCGGGAACGACCCCAGCGGCGAGACCTCGTCGCACACGGCTTCCAGGCCGGCGAGCGCCTTCTTCACCTTCGGGTCGTCGCGGTGGCCTTCCATCTCCAGGAAGAACACGTACTCGCCCTTCGCCTCGCGGTACGGGAACGACTCCACCCACGTCAGGTTGATCTTGTTCTGCTTGAAGACCTGGAGTGCGTCCGCCAGCGAGCCCGGGCTGTTGGTCGTCTGAAACATCAACGCCGTCTTGTCGGCGCCGGTCTTGGCGCTGTCCGACAGGCCGATGACGGCGAACCGCGTCTCGTTGAACGGGCTGTCCTCGATGTTGTTGTACAGGATGCGGATGCCGTACCGCACCGCCGCCTGCCGGCCGGCCACGGCCGCGACGTGCGGCTCGCTCTGCACCAGCGACGCCGCGTGCGCCGTGCTCGACACCTCGTGCAGGCTGGCGTGCGGCAGGTTCTTCGACAGCCAGTTCCGACACTGGCTCAGCGCCTGGGCCTTGCTGTAAACGCGGCGGATTTCCGTCTGCTCGCAGTTCGCCAGCAGGTGGTGCCGGACGCGCAACCGCACCTCGGCGCAAATCTTCACCTGAGGCATGCGGATGAACATGTCCAGCGTGTCGGTGATGCGGCCGTCGGTGCTGTTCTCAAGCGGCACGACCCCGTAGTCGGCGTGCTTCCGCTGCACCTCCTCGAAGACGGCCGCGATGGTGCCGGTCCGGAGGTACGTCATCGCTTCGCCGAACCGCTCCAGCGCCGCGAGGTGGCTGTAACTGTATTCCGGGCCGAGGAATGCGATCTTCTGCACCTTCTGAATGGCCCGCGACCCGCTGATGAGTTCGCGGAAGATCGCCCGCAGCGTGACTTCCTCGAGCGGCCCCTTGTTGGCGGCGAGGATGTTGTTCATCACCTCTTCTTCGCGGGCGGCCGAGAACACCTCGCCGCCCTGGTCGGCCTTCACCTTGCCGATGCGGGCCGCGACCGCCGACCGCTTGTTCAACAGGTCAAGGATCTGCAGGTCGAACTTGTCGATCTGGACGCGCAGCCCCTTGAGGTCGGCGGAGGTCTTGTCGGCTCCGTCGTCGGTCTTGCGCGCCATGGCGGAACCCGCGAGGGGATGAGTAGTTGGGTAGGAATGTACCGGCCGGCCGCGCGGGCGTCAACGAACAGAGTTAAGTCCGAGTGAAGGGGCGGTTCCGGTTGTAGCGGCGGTAGCGAGAATCCCGGTTGTCGCAATCCGTTCGCTATCACTGACTTGCCGCCAGCCGTCAAAACGGCAGTCGCCGCGGGTGGCGGGATCAGCGAGCTCCCCGATTCGGCGGCGATCGGCGTGCGGAAGCATTGACCAGATTATGACTTGCGTCGCCGCCACGTCGCAAGCGCGTGGGCTGGTATGAGGGTTGCTGAGCAACGCGACAAAACCTACGAATCCGGTGCGCCCCCGCCCGAATCCAACACGTGTCACAAACCCGGTCCGCTGCCCGGCCGACCGGCTAGAACACTACGAAACCGGAGACCCAAGTCATGGCGGAAGAAAAGATCATCGGCATCGACCTCGGCACCACCAACTCGGTGGTCGCCGTGATGGAAGGCGGCGCGGCCAAGGTCATTCCCAACCAGGAAGGCAACGCGATCACCCCGAGCGTGGTCGCGTTCACCGACAAGGGCGACCGCATCGTCGGCGACCCGGCGAAGCGTCAGGCGGTCACCAACCCGCGGCGGACCATCTACAGCATCAAGCGGTTCATGGGCCGCCGGCACGACGAGGTGGAGAGCGAGGAGAAGCTCGTCCCGTACAAGATCGTCGGCGGCAAGAGCGACCTGGTGAAGGTGGACATCGACGGCAAGTCGTTCACCCCGCCCGAGATCAGCGCGATGGTGCTGCGCAAGCTCAAGGAGAGCGCCGAGGCCTACCTCGGGCAGACCGTCCGCAAGGCGGTCATCACCGTGCCGGCGTACTTCAACGACGCCCAGCGGCAGGCCACGATCGACGCCGCCGCCATCGCCGGGTTCGACACCGAGTACGAGATCCGCGGCAAGGACGGCAAGGTCGTCAAGCAGCGGATGCGCATCATCAACGAGCCGACGGCCGCGGCCGTGGCCTACGCGCTGGACAAGAAGAAGGACCAGAAGATCGCCGTGTTCGACCTCGGCGGCGGCACCTTCGACATCTCGGTGCTGGACGTCGGCGACGACGGCGTGTTCCAGGTGCTCAGCACCAACGGCGACACGCACCTCGGCGGCGACGACTTCGACCAGGTGCTGATGGACTTCATCGCCGACACGTTCCAGAAGGAGAACGGCATCGACCTGCGGAAGGACGCGATGGCGATGCAGCGGCTCAAGGAGGCCGCCGAGCGGGCCAAGAAGGACCTGAGCCAGCAGACGCAGACGGACATCAACCTGCCGTTCATCACCGCCGACGCCAGCGGCCCGAAGCACCTGATGCTGACGGTCACCCGGACGCAGTTCGAGAAGATGGTGGACCACCTGTTCGAGCGCTGCAAGAAGCCGGTGCTGACGGCCCTCAGCGACGCGCGGCTGAAGCCGAACCAGATCGACGAGGTCGTGATGGTCGGCGGCATGACCCGGATGCCGCGGGTGCAGCAGCTGGTGAAGGACATCTTCGGCAAGGAGGGGCACCGCGGCGTGAACCCGGACGAGGTGGTGGCGATCGGCGCCGCCATCCAGGGGGCGCAGCTGCTCCTCGGGGCCGCGGCCGACATCCAGCTGCTCGACGTGACGCCGCTGTCGCTGGGCCTCGAAACGCTCGGCGGCGTGCTGACGGTGATGATCCCGAAGAACACCACCATCCCGACGAAGAAGACGGAGGTGTTCACGACCGCCGCGGACAGCCAGCCGTCGGTCGAGGTGCAGGTGTTCCAGGGCGAGCGGCCGATGGCCCGGGACAACAAGCAGATCGGCACGTTCCACCTGGACGGCATCCCGCCGGCCCCGCGCGGGACGCCGAAGGTCGAGGTGAGCTTCGACCTGGACGCCAACGGCGTGCTGAGCGTGTCCGCGAAGGACCTGGGCACGGGCAAGTCGCAGCAGATTCGCATCGAGGGCTCGTCCGGCCTGAGCAAGGACGAGGTCGAGAAGATGAAGCGCGACGCCGAGCTGCACGCCGACGAGGACAAGCGGAAGCGCGAGCTGGCCGACGCGAAGAACGAGGCCGAGGGGAAGATTCACGCCATCGAGAAGGCGATCGCCGAGGCCGGCGACAAGGTCAGCGAGGGCGACAAGGCGCCGGTGACGCGGGCGGTCGAGAAGGTCCGCGACGCCATCAAGGGCGGCGACGTGGCGGCGGTGAAGGCGGCGACGGCGGAGCTGGATCAGGTGTCGGCGGCGATGGCGCAGCACCTGCAGGCGGCCGCGGCCGGGTCGCCCCCGCCGGGGGCGACGACGCCAGGCAGCGCCGGCAAGCCCGGCGACGACGTGATGGACGCGGAGTACGAGGTGAAGAAGTAACCAACGAGAAAGCCCACCCGGTCTGACGGGTGGGCGTCGAGAAGCGCGGAAGCCCGGGGCGGATGTCCCCGGGCTTCGTGCGTTTAGCCGCCGCAGGTCGAGCAGCCGCTCTTGGTGCTCTTGCAGCCGGTGCTGGTGACGGTGACGACGCCGGCGAGGAGCGCGAGGCAGATGAGAAGCTTACGCATCGGAAGGCCCTTCCCTGGGGGTGTTGCCGGCCGTCCCGTGGCCGACGTGCGACAGGTATCGGCGAGGCGGGGTGGGGCGGGGAGCGGGGAAGTGCGGTGTTTCGAGGGCGGTGGGCGTTGGAGGTCCGGCTGTGCGGGGTGTAGGGGTTCGGCGAGCTGGGGGGCGACGGCCCCCGGCTCGCCGCCCACTATTCCGCCGGCTCCAGCACCGCGGTCATTGACCCGCTGCTGTGCTGGCTCCGCGGGTCGGGGCCGTACGCGTGAATCTGCTCCTGCTTCAGTTCCGCCCGTTCCAGGCTCGTCGTGCACACGATCGCCCGGCCCGTCTTGTGAACCTCCTCGGCGAGCTTGAACCCGGTTTCGAGCGGGTGCGCGAACAGGTCCAGCAGCATGATGGCCACGTACTCGAAGGTGTGGTCGTCGTCGTCCAGCAGGATCACGTGGTACGGCGGCTGGTGCCGCGTTCGTGTCTCGGTCTGCTCGTCGAGTTCCGGCAGCACCGCCGGTCCGCTGCTCATCGATTCCTCCGTCAGCTCGGGCGCAGGGCCGGCGCCTTCGGGTCGGTCCGCGTCGTGTTCGTAACCGGCCCGTGGGCCGGGTCCACCCGGCCGAACACGATCACCGCGATGTCGTCGTTCTGAGCCCGGCCGGCGGCGTGCCGCTTCACCGCCGTCACGAGCTGGTCGCCGACGCGCCGCGGCCGCCAGTTCGCCGCCGCGATGGCGTCGTTCGGCGGCAGCAGGCACTCGTCCACGCCCTCGGGGCCGTACAGCGCCCCGGACGGGCTCATCGCGTCGGTCACGCCGTCGGTGAACACGGCAACCACGTCGCCGACTTCCAACCGCAGCGTGACCGACTCGTACTCGTACCCCGGCATCACCCCCAGCGGCGTGCCGGTCTGGTCGGTGCTGATGGCGTCGTCCAGGTCGTGCGGGCCGACGCGAAACATGCGAGGGTTCATGTGCCCGGCGTTCACGACCGTCATCTGGTGGGCGACCGTGTCGATGAGCATCACGGCCAGGGTGACGAACCGATCGCCGAGCCCGCCGCTGATCATTTGGTCGTTCAGCATCCCGACCGCCTTCACCGGGTCGGGCTCGCTGAGCAGGCAGAACCGCACCTCGGAGCTGAGCTTGGCGACGAGCAGCGCCGCGGGCACGCCCTTCCCCGCCACGTCGCCGAGGACCACCGCGAGCCGCCCGTTCGGGAGCACGACGGCGTCGTAGTAGTCGCCGCCGATCGTCTGCGCGGGCGAGTAGTGGGCGAAGAACTCGTACCCGTCCACGGTCGGCATCGACTGCGGCAGGAACCCGAGCTGCACGGCGCGGGCCAGTTCCATCTCCTTCTTGGCCTTCTCCGCGTTCAGCGCGTTCTCGTGCAGCTTCGCCTTCTCGACCGCCACGCCGGCCAGGTTGGCGACGATGGTGAGGAGGTTCAGGTCGTCCTCGCGGAACTTCTTGGAGCGGTCCTGGGTGTCGAGCTGGATGGCGCCGAGCGACTTCCCCTCGGCGGTGACCAGCGGCACGCACATGACGCTGCGGATCTTGAACTCGGCGATCGACGCGTTGGCCGGGAGCGAGGCGTCGGCGCTGGCGTCCTCGCTCAGGTACGAGTGCTGCGTGTCCACCGCCTTGCGGATGATGGTGCGGCTGAACCGGGCCTCCTCGGGGTCGCCGCGGCGGACGCGGACGGCCCGCGGCACCATGCGGCCGGCGTCGTCCAGCAGGATGATGAAGCACCGGTCGGCCTGCTTGAACTCCTTCAGCATCGTCTCCGCGACCTGGTTCAGCAGCGGGTCCAGGTCGAGCGTCCGCGACAGGCTGGTGCTGATGTCGAGCAGCGCCCGCAGCCGGTCGTTCGGCTGGGTGTCGAGGAAGTGCTGGGCGTTGATCCGGCTGCCGGTGGCCTCGATGGTGGTGGCGCCGCTGGAGTCGGGCTCGTCGTCGGCGTCGCGGGTGAAGTGTTCGGGCAGCGGCGGCTTGTCGGCCGACCTCGCGCGCTCGTCCTCGTACTTGAACAGGAAGTCGCACAGCTTCAGCCGGTCTTCGGCGCGGAGCTGCGTGCGGGCGGTAACCTTGCGGCCGTTGAGGACGGTCTCGTTGCGGCTCTTGAGGTCTTCGACGTAGTAGTGGCCGTTGGCGCGGCTGATCTGGGCGTGGCGGCGGCTGATCGCGTGGTGCGGCAGCACGATCTGGCACGTCTCGGCGTCGCGGCCGAGGACGATGAGGTCGCCGTCGAGCGGGATTCGGTCGCCCGGGGTGCCGCCGGTCGGCGACTTCAGGAGGACGAGCGCGGGCATGGCGGTCCGGAGGCTGGGGCGCGGGGCCGGAAGGCGGCCCGGCGAGCCACCCCGATGTTACCCCCGCCGGGCGGGTAAGGCAAGGAAGCTGGCCGACACGTCGCGGATGTGTTCGACCGCCTCCGGCGGGACGCGTTCCACCGTGCCGTCGCCGCGCTCGAGTTCCAGCCCGTCGAACGACAGCGCGCGGAGGCGGCCGGTCGGGCGCGACCCGTCGGCTCGTTCCAGCTCCACGTCGCGGCCGACGAAGCCGACGCCGCCCGCCCACGCCGCCTCGACCGCGGCCCGGTCGCCGGCCAGCAGCCGCCGCCACGCCGCGTCCAGGTTCCGTACCACGGCCCCGGCCGCGTCGCGCAGCTCGACCGGCGAGCCGGTCACCAGCCCGAGCGAGGTCGCGTCCGGGAGGCCCAGCGCGGCGAACTCGTCGGCCGACTGCGCGAGGTTCAGCCCGACCCCGCACACGACCCGCGCCGCCTGCTCGATCAGGATGCCGCACACCTTCTTGCCCTGAACCAGCAGGTCGTTCGGCCACTTGATCCGGGCCTCGACGCCGGCCAACTCGCGCACCGCGGCGGCGACCGCGACCGCCGCCCACGCGGTGAGAATCACCGGGCGCCGGAGGTCGGCCGGCGGGGTCAGCACGACCGACATCAGCAGGGCCGCCCCGGGCCGGCTCCGCCACGGCCGGCCGAAGCGACCGCGGCCCGCGGTCTGGTTCCGCGCCACGATCACGAGGCCATCGTCCGTCCCGGCCGGCAGCGCGGCGGCGAACGAGTTCGTGCTGTCGAGTTCGTCGAAGACGAGGACGCGGCGGCCGACCCGCTCGGTGGCGAACGTCCATTCGGCGGGGGGCGTCACGATTGGTAGTCGAGGGCGATGTCGAGGGCGGGGGCGGAGTGCGTGAGGGCGCCGACGCTGATGCGGTCCACGCCCGTCGCGGCCGCCGCGGCGATGGTGTCGAGCGTGATTCCCCCGGACGCTTCGAGCCTCGTACCGGGCGAAACCGCGTCGCGGCGGGCGACCGCGGTGCGCATCACGCCGGGCGGCATGTTGTCGAGCAACACGATGTCGGCCTTCGCGGCGAGGGCGTGTTCGAGCTGTTCCATGGTGTCCACTTCCACCTCGATCGGCAGGCCGGCGTTGGCGGCGCGGGCCAGTTCGACGGCGCGGCGCACGTCGCCGCCGAGGCCGGCGAGGTGGTTGTCCTTGATGAGCACGCCGTCGTACAGCCCGACGCGGTGGTTCGTGCCGCCGCCCGCCCGCACGGCGTACTTCTCCAGCAATCGCCAGCCCGGCGCCGTCTTTCGGGTGTCGAGAACCGCGGCGTGCGTGCCGGCAACCGCGTCGACATACCGCCGCGTCAGCGACGCGACGCCCGACAGCCGTTGCAGGAAATTGAGCGCGGTGCGCTCCGCGGCGAGGACGGAGCGCAACGGCCCGGCGACGGTGGCGAGCACGTCGCCGCGGGCGAGCCGGGTGCCGTCGGCGAGCACGGGCGTGAAGGCGAGTGCGGGATCGACGGCGGCGCAGACCAGCGCCGCGGCGGGGAGGCCGGCGGCCACGCCGGCGGTCCGGGCGACGAATGCGGCGCGTCCGGGCTGCTCCGCGGGGATAAGGGAGGCGCTGGTCCGGTCGCCGGCGTCGCCCAGGTCCTCGGCGAGGGCGAGGGCCACGAGCGCGCGGCAGGCGGCGGTTTCGGCCGGGTTGAACGCAGACATGCGGGTAGCATACGCGCCGGTCACTTCCGCCGGCACACTTCCGTGAGCATCGCGTCGAGCGTGGTTGGGTCCACGGGCTTGGTGAGGTGCAGGTCGAAGCCGGCCTCGGCGGTGCGGCGGCGGTCCTCGGCCTGGCCCCACCCCGTCAGCGCGATGAGCGCCACCCGCTCCCCCCACGCCGCCGCCCGGATGCGGCGGGCGACTCCGTTGCCGTCGAGCCGGGGCATGCCGATGTCCAGCACCGCCACGTCCGGCCGGAACTCTTCCGCCACGTCGACCGCCTCCATCCCGTCGGCCGCGGTACGGACCTCGTTTCCCAGCAACTCCAGGAGCGTCGCCAGGCTTTCCGCCGCGTCGGTGTTGTCGTCCGCGACCAGTACCTTCCGTCTGCCACCCGTAACACGCGCGCCGGCGTCCGCCACGTCGCACACTCCCACGGTCGCGCCGGACATATCGGCCCACCCGGTCGTCGGATTGATATCCACAGTGCAGAAGTGGTGAAGGCAACTCCCGTGCCCGGTCGGAAATCCCACTCCGGCCGCAAGGCCGGTCGCGGCCGTGCCTCCTCGCACCGGGAAGCGGGCTTCTCACTACTGACACAATCAGGAAGTCGCGTTCTCATCCGCCGGGCGGCCCGAGTTCCGCTACCACCATTCCGTGAACGTCAAGCCGCGGCACCGTCACCCAGGCGAGACCGCCGTCGTGCCCCATTTCCAAAGCGCGGCCCCCGGGCTCCCACGTCACAGACCGGACGGAATTGGGTAACGGGAAGCCGACACG carries:
- a CDS encoding DNA-directed RNA polymerase subunit omega encodes the protein MLDDLKEEAIVNKVGGRFKLSTLIQKRMVALNTGAKPLVDARGVSDKMAIVIQEILQDKIFLDAAGNVQVGNATMMANIPGAYPGMPGAVAPTAGSASQATDE
- the gmk gene encoding guanylate kinase, encoding MTTPTGRTAPLIVLSGPSGVGKTTLVDGLIGRNVLPLRRAITATTRKRRPGELDGVSYHYWTHDQFREAIARGEMLEWAEVHGVDFYGTPRAEVDPYRAAGVGVILVIDVQGAGQVRLLYPGDHLSLFVMPPAFDVLRHRLDGRGEPEASIHRRLETARGELARADEFDKRLENADLTAATDALERLIRDEFTRRGF
- a CDS encoding YicC/YloC family endoribonuclease yields the protein MLLSMTGYGEARGATAAAAVAVEVRAVNNRHLKVTVRGSDPYPLFEAEVEKVVRRHVRRGTLLVHVHANRRAKPTDAALNTDLLTAYLKQARTACDAAKLPELYAAQVFAAALTLPGVAPEPTRHGGLPDDEWPAVETALGEALTKLDAMRREEGKAMAAELLSLHGHVCEELGRVRSHLPAVTAEYRQRILERVRQGVADAGVAVSQDHVIREVALFADRTDVAEEVTRLTAHLEQFAELVRKGDEAGRKLEFVLQEMGREVNTLGSKAGDVTVSRHVFEIKAALEKVRELVQNVE
- the secG gene encoding preprotein translocase subunit SecG; its protein translation is MSLLAVWWVSHVLNVLVVGIGLFLMLIVLIQRGKGGGLAGAFGGAGGSSAFGSRAADAFVKITLYLAAVWVLVIMIHVKVVKYEISEDANVNQIEVPAEKAAPAQQGGGGNQLPPVQ
- the tpiA gene encoding triose-phosphate isomerase, with translation MPRRKLIAGNWKMNTTRAEAVTLAKAVAAGVGASPACDVAVIPPFPWLVPVADALAGTAVALGAQDVYSETKGAFTGEVSPGMLLEVGCKYTLVGHSERRHVIGETDAATNQKVHAALEAGLHVILCIGETLAERERNLQERVFQRQVYAACAGLTDEQFARLIFAYEPVWAIGTGKVATPELAQEAHKNIRARMGMLYGDNIAAALPILYGGSLTGESAPGLFAQPDIDGGLVGGASLKADAFLKIVAAAG
- the aroF gene encoding 3-deoxy-7-phosphoheptulonate synthase, producing the protein MILVIRPDASLEQIEHVIERVKELGFTPHVSRGETRTIVGVIGDERKPQTENFSAIPGVEQVLSIMKPFKLASREFHKEDSAVYVGKVKVGGGSLAMIAGPCAVESYEVMDTVAKYVKAGGANILRGGAFKPRTSPYSFQGMGEDGLKILRDVGDKYDMPVVTEVMDPRQVDLVCRYADMLQLGARNMQNFDLLKEVGRAKKPVLMKRGMSATVKDMLMSAEYILAEGNKDVVLCERGVRSFEDSTRNMLDMSAVPNVKGQSHLPIIVDPSHATGRPDLIPSMCRASVAAGADGVHVEVHNCPEKAMSDGPQALLPHQFLDLMGDLRRLAAALDREFWAPEQN
- the pheA gene encoding prephenate dehydratase, translating into MARKTDDGADKTSADLKGLRVQIDKFDLQILDLLNKRSAVAARIGKVKADQGGEVFSAAREEEVMNNILAANKGPLEEVTLRAIFRELISGSRAIQKVQKIAFLGPEYSYSHLAALERFGEAMTYLRTGTIAAVFEEVQRKHADYGVVPLENSTDGRITDTLDMFIRMPQVKICAEVRLRVRHHLLANCEQTEIRRVYSKAQALSQCRNWLSKNLPHASLHEVSSTAHAASLVQSEPHVAAVAGRQAAVRYGIRILYNNIEDSPFNETRFAVIGLSDSAKTGADKTALMFQTTNSPGSLADALQVFKQNKINLTWVESFPYREAKGEYVFFLEMEGHRDDPKVKKALAGLEAVCDEVSPLGSFPAAKASEE